One window of Chamaesiphon minutus PCC 6605 genomic DNA carries:
- a CDS encoding BolA family protein, with amino-acid sequence MSAITPSQVKASIEAGLPGSTVQITDLTGGGDHYQAVVVSDQFEGKSLIQQHQLVYGTVKEAMASGAIHALALKTYTPATWQAEK; translated from the coding sequence ATGAGCGCGATTACTCCCAGTCAAGTTAAAGCCTCGATCGAAGCAGGACTCCCCGGCTCGACCGTTCAGATTACCGATTTGACAGGCGGCGGCGATCACTATCAAGCAGTAGTAGTTTCAGACCAGTTTGAAGGCAAGTCCTTAATCCAACAACACCAGTTGGTGTACGGTACCGTGAAAGAAGCGATGGCTAGTGGCGCAATTCACGCCCTCGCTCTTAAAACTTATACCCCCGCAACATGGCAAGCCGAAAAATAG
- the grxD gene encoding Grx4 family monothiol glutaredoxin has protein sequence MTTPASEKIGQLIADNKIMVFMKGTKLMPQCGFSNQVVQILNILGVPYETVDVLADQDIRQGVKEYSNWPTIPQVYIDGEFIGGSDVMTELYQKGELQQMVEVALAS, from the coding sequence ATGACTACTCCAGCATCAGAAAAAATCGGTCAATTAATTGCAGATAACAAGATTATGGTATTCATGAAGGGCACCAAATTGATGCCCCAATGTGGATTTTCCAATCAAGTCGTGCAAATTTTAAATATTCTCGGCGTCCCTTACGAGACTGTCGATGTTTTAGCCGACCAAGATATTCGCCAAGGAGTGAAGGAATATTCTAATTGGCCGACAATTCCGCAAGTGTATATCGATGGTGAATTCATCGGTGGTTCGGATGTAATGACCGAACTCTATCAAAAGGGCGAACTTCAACAAATGGTTGAAGTTGCATTAGCTAGCTAA
- a CDS encoding DUF6761 family protein, with protein sequence MLQTIETIGHYQKITDALVEMWHRGYRSDDLRLYLDGYLAALRSTNALEAYQINRLEEEVMRYVYDPSNFERVELQREPDYY encoded by the coding sequence ATGCTACAAACTATAGAAACGATCGGGCATTACCAAAAGATTACAGACGCCTTAGTTGAAATGTGGCATCGAGGATACCGCTCCGATGACTTGCGTTTGTATCTCGATGGCTATTTAGCTGCATTAAGGAGTACGAATGCGCTAGAAGCATATCAAATCAATCGACTTGAGGAGGAAGTAATGCGCTATGTTTACGATCCCTCGAATTTTGAACGAGTCGAACTTCAGCGAGAACCCGACTATTATTAA
- a CDS encoding response regulator transcription factor: protein MSVQIHIIEANHNLRSLLAWHLQQAGYQVHQSATLAQAYQHCARELPTLAILASDLPDGEGIEFCQWLYPQGNSLILMLSARIREIDLVSALHAGVDDYLKKPFGMPEFLARVAALLRRSRIANTIPTDLTYGNLRIDLVRRCIYLRNSTLTDLDATNTATTSTNSSKPSGSSRQESLETRIDLSPQEFSLLYVLAQANGRPVHRHELLKRAWDIDIDNPRTVDSHVLTLRKKLGHPDPIQTVRKIGYRLNY, encoded by the coding sequence ATGAGCGTACAGATTCACATTATTGAAGCCAATCACAACTTGCGATCGCTTTTGGCTTGGCATCTTCAACAAGCTGGTTATCAGGTACACCAATCCGCGACACTAGCGCAGGCATATCAACACTGCGCGCGCGAACTACCGACGCTGGCAATTTTAGCTTCTGATTTACCCGATGGTGAGGGGATCGAATTTTGTCAGTGGTTGTACCCTCAAGGTAACTCGCTGATTTTGATGCTATCAGCGCGAATTCGCGAAATCGATCTCGTCAGCGCGCTCCATGCTGGAGTAGACGACTATCTCAAAAAACCGTTTGGAATGCCAGAATTTTTGGCACGAGTGGCAGCTTTGCTGCGGCGCAGCCGGATTGCCAACACGATTCCGACAGATCTGACGTATGGCAATTTACGCATCGATTTGGTACGCCGTTGCATTTATCTGAGAAATTCGACTTTGACAGATCTCGACGCCACTAACACAGCTACAACCAGCACCAATTCCAGCAAACCATCAGGTTCGAGCCGCCAGGAGTCGTTAGAAACTAGAATCGATCTCAGCCCCCAAGAATTTAGTTTACTTTATGTCTTAGCACAGGCCAACGGACGACCAGTGCATCGGCATGAATTGCTCAAACGCGCCTGGGACATCGATATCGACAACCCCCGCACGGTCGATAGTCACGTCCTCACCCTCCGCAAAAAGCTCGGACATCCCGATCCCATCCAGACTGTCCGCAAAATTGGCTATCGGCTGAATTATTAA